From a single Bacillus sp. BGMRC 2118 genomic region:
- a CDS encoding HD domain-containing protein: protein MDQLQLLESKVKELSSLLDAFKELNTNIELNEVFQNILMQMVKVLKAEAGTLWVADYEREIITASAVTGPTKDAILNIKLDLQEGIVGKVISTGEPYLLENVSDEPSWAKRVDESSGFITKSMITVPLIANQKVLGALQLLNKKGDLFFNEEDVNLALALANQSALALQNSQVYNELYTMFMSMITTLAKVLDARDPYTAGHSERVARYAALTAARLGFNSRECKDLYRAALMHDIGKMGVSDDILRKPTRLTQEEYTLMKQHTVIGADILSNLEPKSTMKNAVEIARSHHERLDGSGYPDGLKGDDIPMYARIVGVVDAFDAMTTIRSYSNGKSFREAAEELIRCKHTLFDVNVVDAFTSLLEEANFKVENLGNML, encoded by the coding sequence ATGGACCAACTACAGCTGCTTGAATCAAAAGTAAAAGAGCTATCAAGTTTACTGGATGCGTTTAAGGAATTAAATACGAATATTGAACTGAATGAAGTCTTTCAAAATATCCTTATGCAAATGGTTAAAGTGTTAAAGGCAGAGGCTGGGACGCTCTGGGTTGCTGATTATGAACGAGAAATAATTACGGCAAGTGCAGTAACAGGTCCAACGAAGGATGCCATTTTAAACATAAAGCTAGACCTTCAAGAAGGGATTGTAGGAAAAGTCATTTCGACAGGTGAACCATATTTACTTGAAAATGTCTCAGATGAACCATCCTGGGCAAAGAGAGTGGATGAATCAAGTGGATTTATCACGAAATCGATGATTACGGTCCCTCTCATTGCAAATCAAAAGGTATTAGGTGCTCTGCAATTATTAAATAAAAAAGGTGATCTATTCTTTAATGAAGAAGATGTTAACCTTGCATTAGCATTGGCGAATCAATCAGCGTTAGCCCTACAAAATAGCCAAGTCTACAATGAACTGTATACAATGTTCATGAGTATGATTACAACACTTGCAAAAGTCCTGGATGCACGTGATCCATATACAGCCGGTCATTCTGAACGTGTAGCCCGTTATGCAGCATTGACAGCTGCGCGATTAGGATTTAACTCCAGAGAATGCAAGGATTTATATAGAGCAGCATTGATGCATGATATCGGCAAAATGGGTGTTTCAGATGATATTTTACGAAAACCAACTAGATTAACACAGGAAGAATATACCTTAATGAAACAGCACACCGTGATTGGGGCAGATATATTATCAAATCTAGAACCGAAATCAACAATGAAAAATGCAGTAGAAATTGCTAGATCTCATCATGAGCGTCTGGACGGTAGTGGCTACCCGGATGGATTGAAAGGTGATGACATTCCGATGTATGCACGCATAGTAGGTGTGGTTGATGCGTTTGATGCAATGACAACCATCCGTTCGTACAGTAATGGGAAGAGTTTTAGAGAGGCAGCTGAAGAGTTAATCCGTTGTAAGCATACATTGTTTGATGTAAACGTTGTTGATGCCTTTACGTCTTTATTGGAAGAAGCAAACTTTAAAGTAGAAAACCTGGGGAACATGTTATGA
- a CDS encoding TerC family protein, producing MELFSTEFFSALLAIVMIDLVLAGDNAIVIGLAARNLPKSMQKKVILWGTVGAIAIRTLATLVVVWLLKIPGLLVVGGVLLLWVAYKLLVEDKGHDVEAGSNFWAAIRTIIIADALMGLDNVLAVAGAAHGNFLLVVLGLLISIPIVVWGSTIILKFVERFPIIITIGAAVLAWTASKMIVKEPFLADFFVNPFVKYGFEVLVVALVIGLGTYMKTKAKEPEKQAA from the coding sequence ATGGAATTATTTTCAACAGAATTTTTCTCGGCATTGCTAGCAATCGTAATGATCGATCTAGTGTTAGCGGGTGATAATGCGATTGTTATAGGCCTTGCTGCACGAAATCTACCGAAATCCATGCAAAAGAAGGTCATCCTGTGGGGGACAGTTGGGGCAATTGCGATTCGTACTCTTGCAACACTAGTGGTAGTTTGGTTGTTAAAAATACCAGGATTACTAGTAGTAGGTGGAGTGTTATTATTATGGGTTGCGTATAAACTACTTGTAGAGGATAAGGGACATGATGTTGAAGCAGGATCTAACTTCTGGGCTGCGATCCGTACAATTATTATTGCAGATGCACTAATGGGATTAGATAATGTTCTAGCTGTAGCTGGTGCAGCTCATGGGAATTTTTTATTAGTTGTACTCGGATTACTCATTTCCATTCCAATTGTTGTGTGGGGAAGTACAATTATCTTAAAGTTTGTTGAGCGATTCCCGATTATCATAACAATTGGAGCAGCCGTTCTAGCATGGACTGCGTCTAAGATGATTGTAAAGGAGCCTTTCTTAGCTGATTTCTTTGTGAATCCATTTGTGAAATATGGATTTGAGGTTCTTGTAGTTGCTCTCGTTATTGGGCTAGGGACATATATGAAAACAAAGGCAAAGGAACCTGAAAAACAAGCTGCATAA
- a CDS encoding class I SAM-dependent rRNA methyltransferase: MAKVVLERNRKKRLEQGHPWIYKSEVAHIEGDFEPGDFVDVYNHQNHFLARGYINPRSQMIVRILSYTQEEITEAFFIKKIQKAWDLRKRMIPTVSSCRAIYGEADFLPGLVVDKYEDVLVVQIMSLGMEVRKEWILKGLLEVFQPKAIYLRNDVYVRELEGLEQEKGFWYGEAPTDVVIEENGVKYIVDIKDGQKTGFFFDQRENRAAIQPLIDSNTTLLDCFTHTGSFMLNGCTYGAKHVTAVDISDHAIDTAKRNAELNGFNNVDYVVANAFDYLREAVQEGKEWDVVIVDPPAFAKSAHAVRKALGGYKDINLNGLKLVKDGGFFITASCSFHVRPDQFKQMIQEAAVDARKVLREIHWSGAGYDHPKLLAADEGDYLKFGIYEIYSR; the protein is encoded by the coding sequence ATGGCAAAAGTAGTATTAGAAAGAAATCGTAAAAAACGGTTAGAACAAGGACATCCTTGGATCTATAAAAGTGAAGTCGCACACATTGAGGGGGATTTTGAACCAGGTGACTTTGTTGATGTATATAATCATCAAAATCACTTCTTAGCAAGAGGGTACATCAATCCACGTTCACAAATGATTGTACGGATTTTAAGCTATACCCAAGAAGAAATTACTGAAGCATTTTTTATAAAGAAAATCCAAAAAGCATGGGATTTACGTAAGCGTATGATTCCTACTGTTAGCTCATGTAGAGCGATTTATGGTGAAGCAGACTTTTTACCTGGGCTCGTTGTTGATAAATATGAAGACGTATTAGTTGTTCAAATTATGTCACTCGGTATGGAAGTTCGTAAAGAATGGATTTTAAAAGGACTTTTGGAAGTATTTCAACCTAAGGCCATCTATTTGCGTAATGATGTATATGTACGTGAACTAGAAGGGCTAGAGCAAGAAAAAGGATTCTGGTATGGGGAAGCACCAACAGATGTTGTTATTGAAGAGAATGGCGTGAAATATATTGTTGACATTAAAGACGGACAGAAAACTGGATTTTTCTTTGACCAGCGTGAAAATCGAGCAGCAATTCAGCCTTTAATTGATTCTAACACTACCCTTTTGGATTGCTTTACACATACAGGATCATTTATGTTAAATGGGTGTACGTACGGGGCAAAGCATGTAACGGCAGTCGATATTTCCGATCATGCCATTGATACAGCAAAACGTAATGCTGAGCTAAATGGGTTCAATAATGTTGACTATGTCGTGGCAAATGCCTTTGATTATTTACGTGAAGCTGTCCAAGAAGGAAAAGAGTGGGATGTCGTGATCGTTGACCCTCCAGCATTCGCAAAATCTGCCCATGCAGTTCGCAAAGCACTAGGTGGGTATAAGGATATCAACTTAAATGGGTTGAAGCTTGTAAAAGATGGAGGCTTCTTTATTACAGCAAGCTGCTCTTTCCATGTACGACCTGATCAATTTAAACAAATGATTCAAGAAGCTGCAGTAGATGCACGAAAAGTATTACGTGAAATTCACTGGAGCGGTGCTGGTTATGACCATCCAAAGTTGCTAGCAGCCGATGAAGGAGACTACCTGAAGTTTGGAATTTATGAAATTTATTCTAGATAA
- a CDS encoding DUF3307 domain-containing protein, which yields MSQFDYLLIGHLIGDFLLQTSWMAQYKASKWIPLLTHVIVYTSVVSIMGYISGGLSLAGIALIFLGHIVLDRRTFVDFWVRRIQMAKGPAKDWLMIVTDQIFHIILLAIAIYLS from the coding sequence ATGAGTCAATTTGATTATTTATTGATTGGTCACTTAATCGGGGACTTTTTATTACAAACATCCTGGATGGCTCAATATAAAGCATCTAAATGGATTCCTCTACTCACACATGTAATCGTCTATACTAGTGTTGTCAGTATAATGGGTTATATTTCAGGAGGACTTTCCCTTGCAGGAATTGCTCTCATATTTTTAGGTCATATTGTTTTAGACAGACGGACTTTCGTTGACTTTTGGGTAAGAAGAATACAGATGGCAAAAGGACCAGCAAAGGATTGGTTAATGATTGTGACAGATCAGATTTTTCATATTATCTTGTTAGCTATTGCGATTTACTTATCATAG
- a CDS encoding RluA family pseudouridine synthase codes for MLTEKKGNYLQIVAPSEYDGKTIEQIAREELCIPKKLLHELRMEKGISLNGEVVNWTTEVKRKDRLFVKCFNPEEYGLIPTEMDIDVLYEDDHLLIVNKPIGMDTHPTEIHQIGTLANGIAYHWQLHGLLAKVRHVHRLDHDTSGVILFAKHPLASSLLDGMLERRDIKRTYIAYAEGLIRQKKGTIEKAIGRDRHHPTRRRVSNTGQKAVTHYEVIQLFKQANITKLKLQLDTGRTHQIRVHLSFLGHPIAGDQLYGGKTDSLDTQGLHASRISFQHPITKERIVVEAPLPAHLSKFERMLN; via the coding sequence ATTCTAACTGAGAAAAAAGGGAACTACCTTCAAATAGTTGCTCCTTCTGAATATGATGGTAAAACCATTGAGCAAATTGCAAGGGAAGAGCTTTGTATACCAAAGAAGCTATTGCATGAACTTCGTATGGAAAAAGGAATCTCGCTAAATGGTGAAGTCGTGAATTGGACGACTGAGGTAAAAAGAAAAGATCGTCTTTTTGTAAAGTGTTTCAACCCAGAAGAGTATGGACTGATTCCAACTGAAATGGATATTGACGTATTATATGAGGATGATCATCTTCTAATCGTCAATAAACCAATTGGAATGGATACACATCCTACAGAGATCCATCAAATAGGAACGCTAGCTAATGGCATTGCCTATCACTGGCAGCTGCATGGCCTTTTGGCAAAAGTCCGTCATGTTCATCGACTTGATCATGATACAAGTGGAGTCATTCTTTTTGCCAAGCACCCACTAGCAAGTAGCTTATTAGATGGTATGTTAGAAAGAAGAGACATTAAGCGGACATACATTGCCTATGCTGAGGGATTAATTAGACAAAAAAAAGGAACAATTGAAAAGGCAATCGGACGTGACCGACATCACCCAACAAGAAGAAGAGTCTCAAATACTGGACAAAAAGCAGTCACTCATTATGAAGTAATTCAGTTATTTAAACAAGCAAATATTACAAAGCTGAAATTACAGTTAGATACAGGCAGAACTCATCAAATTCGGGTACACTTAAGTTTTCTAGGTCATCCAATAGCAGGAGATCAATTATATGGAGGCAAGACAGATTCGTTAGATACACAAGGCTTACACGCCTCTCGAATTTCCTTTCAACACCCAATTACAAAGGAGAGAATAGTAGTAGAAGCTCCACTACCTGCTCATCTATCTAAATTTGAAAGAATGTTAAATTAA
- a CDS encoding sulfite exporter TauE/SafE family protein, whose amino-acid sequence MDILLFILLGACVGIMSGYFGIGGGFVLTPILLLIGFSPIVAVATSLLYTIGTSLSGIVAHIRMKNIEVKTGLLIAASGLSATQVAHPFVMQLERWEVEDVVIPVLYILLAGYFSWIMLKGKKQSESETVQRKSWVIPLVIGFIGGFISTTLGVGGGFIIVPLSIALLGIQPKKAVGTSLFAVFFIVFAGFITYAMTTSIDYAFAFTLIIGAIIGGQIGAYLTKLFKNEEIKRYLGILYISTVINMILQMLGVPKIGLVVSLSYITFLLVMFTLRVISTRKGKRETQHDSN is encoded by the coding sequence TTGGATATTTTATTATTTATATTACTTGGGGCATGTGTAGGAATTATGTCCGGCTATTTTGGAATCGGAGGCGGATTTGTCTTAACTCCTATTTTATTATTAATCGGTTTTTCACCCATTGTGGCAGTTGCGACCAGCTTACTATATACAATCGGTACAAGTCTCTCAGGTATTGTTGCCCATATTAGAATGAAAAATATTGAAGTGAAAACAGGGTTATTAATTGCTGCTTCAGGGTTAAGTGCAACACAAGTTGCCCATCCATTTGTTATGCAGCTAGAGCGGTGGGAAGTTGAAGATGTTGTCATTCCTGTGCTTTATATTTTATTGGCAGGTTATTTTTCATGGATTATGCTAAAAGGTAAGAAACAATCCGAATCTGAAACCGTTCAAAGAAAGTCCTGGGTTATCCCGCTAGTGATTGGATTTATCGGTGGATTTATCTCTACTACTTTAGGAGTCGGAGGCGGATTTATCATTGTGCCTTTATCCATAGCATTACTTGGAATTCAGCCTAAGAAAGCTGTCGGAACTAGTTTATTTGCTGTTTTCTTTATTGTTTTTGCTGGATTTATTACATACGCCATGACAACCTCAATTGATTATGCATTTGCCTTTACATTAATTATCGGTGCCATTATCGGAGGTCAGATCGGTGCCTATTTAACCAAACTATTTAAAAACGAGGAAATTAAACGGTACCTCGGCATTTTGTACATATCTACTGTGATCAATATGATTCTCCAAATGCTTGGAGTTCCGAAGATTGGTTTAGTTGTATCTCTAAGCTATATTACATTTTTACTTGTTATGTTTACCCTAAGAGTCATTTCAACTAGAAAAGGAAAAAGGGAGACGCAGCATGATTCTAACTGA
- a CDS encoding trypsin-like peptidase domain-containing protein, with translation MDNEKDNELFEHEREDFDYDEFFHGEDEDYEREKEQRKKNKTFITRIVGSLLVVALLVSGLTIWPQIINLPAIDFLASSARLSQNEDVKHYKKAVVAIEHDQVKGTGFNVNAEGLIVTNEHVVNNAKRVKVHFKGGESYTGKVVYTDEQLDLAIVDIEGHELPYLKISYESKWKGEDSVIFIGNPLSFTQIANKGEIIGNVLLEDHHRPVMMIKAPIYKGNSGSPVVNTDGEVIGVIFATLRNPDVETDEIIGVATPATYLEPIIKEWEK, from the coding sequence ATGGACAACGAAAAAGATAACGAGTTGTTTGAGCATGAGCGTGAAGATTTTGATTATGATGAGTTTTTCCATGGTGAAGATGAGGACTATGAACGGGAGAAAGAGCAACGAAAGAAAAATAAAACATTCATTACGCGGATAGTTGGTTCATTGTTAGTGGTCGCTTTATTGGTCAGCGGTCTTACAATATGGCCACAAATCATTAATTTACCTGCGATTGACTTTCTCGCTTCATCTGCTCGTTTATCACAAAATGAAGATGTGAAGCACTACAAAAAAGCAGTAGTTGCAATTGAACACGATCAAGTAAAAGGAACGGGTTTCAACGTGAATGCTGAAGGTCTTATTGTCACGAATGAGCATGTCGTGAACAATGCAAAACGAGTAAAGGTTCACTTCAAAGGAGGGGAATCTTACACAGGGAAGGTCGTATATACTGATGAACAGCTTGACTTAGCGATTGTGGATATTGAAGGACATGAATTACCGTATCTCAAAATATCCTATGAATCCAAATGGAAAGGTGAAGATTCTGTTATATTTATCGGTAATCCGCTCTCCTTTACACAAATTGCAAACAAAGGTGAAATTATAGGAAATGTACTGTTAGAAGATCATCATAGACCGGTTATGATGATTAAAGCTCCGATATACAAAGGAAACAGTGGAAGTCCTGTTGTGAATACAGATGGAGAAGTGATTGGGGTCATCTTTGCAACATTACGAAATCCAGATGTCGAGACAGATGAAATTATTGGTGTGGCAACTCCGGCTACCTATTTAGAACCAATCATAAAAGAGTGGGAAAAGTAA